From a single Ornithodoros turicata isolate Travis unplaced genomic scaffold, ASM3712646v1 ctg00001056.1, whole genome shotgun sequence genomic region:
- the LOC135376207 gene encoding uncharacterized protein LOC135376207 yields the protein MFDFARQGYSYSQTPDEAKVGSSYITSGYPDEARSVHAVRVCSSHFTDNVYLDENVMEVQLGLTQKRNELKLDAVPTVFHEQSEPATSTLQAVRQGQAQVKDQVLLIKSHPSMKRHQTMYVCARQFC from the exons atgtttgatttcgcacgccaaggatacagctacagccagaccccagacgaagcgaaagttggaagcagctacatcactagcgggtatccagatgaagcaaggagtgttcatgctgtccgtgtatgctcctcgcatttcaccgataatgtgtacctggatgagaacgtcatggaagtgcaacttggattgacacaaaaaaggaacgaattgaaacttgacgccgttccgacagtgttccacgaacaaagcgagccagcaacttcgaca ctgcaggcagttcgacagggtcaagcgcaagtg aaggaccaggtgctgctgatcaagtcccatccatccatgaaacggcatcaaacaatgtacgtgtgtgcacggcaattttgctga